Within the Saccharopolyspora gloriosae genome, the region CCGGTGATCACGATCTCGTCCAGGGCGTGCGTGTAGATCATCGGCGTGAGGTACGTGGCAGAGGCGAACCACAACCCCGCCAGCGCCCACATGGTGCGCTTGCCGATCGTGGCCAGGTCGCCCTGCCAGATGTAGCGGAACAGCAGCACCGCCAGGACCAGCGCCGCGACCCCGAACCACGGGGTGAACACGCTGTCGTAGAGGGCGACGGTGCCGGTGGCGATCAGGTCGTCCAGCGGCCCCATGAGATTGCCGTTGACCAGCGCGTAGTGCAGCCCGTTGGTGGCTCCCACGAGGTTCTTGGACAGGTTGAACAGCTCGTTGCCCAACCACGTGTCGACCAGCGCGTTCGGGTTCATCATGCCCTGCGGCCCGCAGCCCAGGTCATAGTTGTGCCACACGTGCCCGGCGTAGCCGAACTCGTCGTACGGGCTGCCCGGAACCCCCGAACCCAGCGGCGCCCGGTCGATCGCACCGACCATGCCGGACTGCGGCCGTTCCGGACTCGGCGGTTCCTTGCAGTCCAAGCCCTGCGCCGAGACCGGTGCCCCGATCAGCGCCTGGATCGCGACCAGGGCACCGACCAGCAGCACCGCCGAACGACGGCTCCTGGCGCGCGCGGTCAGCCGCGCCCGCCGGGACACCACCCGCTTCGCGGCCCAGATCACCGCCACGATCACCGCCGCCATGATCGTGGGTGCGAGCAGCGTGCTCACCGCACTTCGTCTCCGCCTTGACCGGGCCGCTGCTGCGAGCGGTCGGTTCCGTTGCTGCGTTCCTCACCCGGCCCGATGCCGACGGTTTCGAGTTCGAACTCGTCGAAACCGTCGATATCGCCCGCGTAGTCGTCCTCCGGCACCGGCGGCGGCGACGGCAGCGGCGGGGTGTCGGAGTTCGCCGCGCCCTCGGCTCCGGGCAGCGCCCGCTGATCCGGATCGGCCGCGGTGCTGCCGGGAGTGGTGTCGAGCGCGTCGCGCAAGTGCTCCAGGTGCGGGCCGCCGAAGTCGATGCGGATGCGCTCCACACCGCCGGCGCCGTCACCGAAGATGAACTGCCGCGGCGCCCGATCCCGCTCGGTGCTGTTGCGCGCGGGTCCCGGCCTGCGTCCCAGCGCGGACACCACCTGCTCGTAACCCGCGCCGACCGGAACCTTCAGCAGCCGCAACGCGTCCGCCTGCGCCTGCTCATCGTCGAGCCTGCCGACGAACACCGAGTCCAGCAGCGACACGAAACCCTGGATGCGCAGGAAGTCCGCCGGGATCTGGCTGGACAGCAGCACCCGCACGTTCCACTTGCGGGAGTCGCGGGCGAACCGGTTCATCAGCACCCGGCCCGTCGGCACCTCGGACAGGAAGAACGCCTCGTCGATCCAGACGCCCTTGCGCTCGTTCTTCGGGCGCTCGTAAACGGATCGCTGCGTCAGCCACGCGGCCAGGTTCAGCATCTCGACGCCGAGCGCTTCCGCGTCCGTCCAATGCTCCCGTCCGACTCCGTCCTTCGGCAGCGCCAAGCCCGCCATGGTGAGCACCGTCAACCGGTCCTCGCGGGTCTCCGAGTACGGGTCGGCGTCGGCCTCCGGGATGAGCAGCGACATGCGTTCGCGGATCTCATCGAGGAAGTCCGCCACCACCACCGCGTGCTCGTGGTGCTCGGACGCGTCGCGGCGCAGCGCCTCGAACACCATGCCCGGGTGCGCGTCCGGCCGGCCGCCGACGGCGCGCACGGCGCGCAGCAGCACGATCCGGGTCTGCGGCAGCCGGGCCACCTCGTAGGGCAGCAGACCGGTGAGCACGTCCAGCACCAGCCGCCGCCGGGTGGCCGCCGACAGCGCCCGTTCCCGCCGCCAGCTGCGCTCCGGGTCGTCCTCGTCGACGAAGTGCTCCAGCTGCGGCTCGGCCACCACCCGGTACGGGTTGAGGATGCCGGGCTGGGCGTTGAGCAGGTTGATCGGCCGCGCGTACGGCGCCAGCTCGGGGAGTTTGCACAGCTCCGCCAGCGGACCCGACGGGTCCAGCAACGTCCAGTGCGCGCCCGCCCGCAACGTCTTGTAGACGGTGCCGCCGCCGAGGAAGGACTTGCCGCCGCCCAAACCGGCGACCATCGCCGTCAGGCCGGAGGCGTCGCGGACCTCCTGCGCCATCCACGGGTCCCAAGCCACCGGGCGCCGGGTCGCGGTGCAGGTCTCGCCGAGCAGGATGCCGCGCCGGTCGCCGACCTCCGCGGTGGCCTGCGGGACCGCGGCCGCGGCCCACACCACCGAACCGCGCCGCATGTACGCGCCGGAGGCCAGCTGCTCGCCGGGGATGAACTCGCGAGCCATCGCGTACTGCGCCTCGGGATGCTCGATGGCGACCTTCGGCTTGTACAGGTCCAGGATCTGCTGCGCGAGGCGCAGCGCGTCGCGCTCCGTCGGCCCGGACACCGCCAGCCGCCACCACGAGCGGACGCGGGTGGCCAGCGCGGTGAAGCCGGTGGTCATCTCGTCGTCGATCTCCAGCACCCGGCCCGCCTGGCGGGCCAGCGAGGTCGGCGGCTCCAAGCCGTGTTCCTCGGTGTAGTGCCGGACCTGCGAGCGCACCTTGTTCATCTGGCGCTGCAGCTCACCGCCCACGTCCTCGGGGCGGCGCACGTAGATCCGCGCGGACCACTCGACCGGAGCGGGCAGTCGATCGGAGTGCTGGATCCACGGGTCGTCGATCTCCGGGATCTGCAGGCCGTGCGACTGGCCCACCGTCAGCACCGCGACGTGCCGGGTGATGCCCGCGTTGGAGCCGGTGCGACCGCGGACGGTGGCGGTCGGCGAGTACGGCTCCTGGTACATGTCGGCGGCGTCGGTGAACGACGCCAAGTCCTCGGGTTCCCACGCGGCGCCGGGCACCGCGGGAAGGTTGCGCGGCGCGGGCAGGCCCAGCGAGCAGGACCGGTGCATCAGCCAGGAAACCTCCTCCGCCGTCACCGGACGTCCGTCCAGCCCGGCGGAGCCGATCACCTGGTCCAGGTGCTCGATCTCGCTGTCGAGCGCGACCAGTTCGGCGTCCACGGCCTCCGGGAACACCCGCCGCAGCAGCGGGGCGGCGCGTTCCACGGCGCGGTCCACCACGTTGCGGGTCTGCACCTGGACGCCGAGGTACACCTCTTTCTCCGCCATCGAGCGGCCCATCAGCTGCTGCTGCTCGCCGACCATGTAGTCGTCGAAGCTCAGCGCGCCGGGAGCGTCGGGCAGCGCACCGCGCGCGTTGTGCACGTGCGCCTCCGCCCACATCCGGATCGGGTACGGACGGCTCGTCACGCGCAGGTGCATCCAGCGGCCCTGGAGCTCCGCGTACTGCCCCGCGATGGCGGCGATCAGGTCCTGGCGCTGCGAATCGGAGCGGAAGGACCAGCGCTGCGGCGACAACCGGTACCAGGCGAACACGTCCTGACCGGTGCGCAGCAGGTGTCCGTCGATGGACCTGGCGGCGATGGAAGGCGTGTAGCTCGGCAACGACTGTTCGTCAGGAAGCCTGCGGTCCTGCCGTTTCGCCTTCCCCCGCGCTTTGCCCCCGCCTTGCGGGGCGCGCTGGGACGCGCCGAGACCCTGGGGCTGGCGCTCACCGCCTCGACGGCGACCGAACACCGCGAACCTCCTTGCTACGCGCACGCCCGCCCGCGGACTTGGTGCGTCCCGCGGACTTCCTGGTGCGGCGGACTTGCCTGTTCGAACCACCGGCGGGCTGAGCCCCGTATTGGGACCGGCCGGATCGCCGGGCCTGCTGGGGCGGGCCTCCCCGGCTGCGCCGAGTGGGCTGCTTTGCTTGTCTGGGTTGCTTCTGCTTCGGCCGCGGCCGCTGGGTGCGCACCTTGATCCGGGCCGCGCCCGCCGCCCCGCCGCGTCCGGCGGAACGTTCACGAGGTGCGGTCAACTCACGCAACCACATCACCAGGACCGCTCCCAGCGGCCGTTCGTGGGTGATCCGGGAACACACGATCCGCGTAACCACGACGGTGATGATCAGCGCCCACGCGGTGGAGAAGAAGCCGAAGCCGATGTTCATCCGCCGTTCGACGGCGAGCACCAGCAGGAGCACGATCGTCCCGACGCCCCACGCGACGTAGCGCACTCGCCACGGGAACGTCGCCTTCGGCGGGCCGAGCCACACGGCGTCGACCCGGTAGACCTCGTCATCGGTGCGGATCCGCACTGGCGATCACCCGCTGGTGGTGCTGAACAGACCGGCGATGAACGTGCCGATGTCCACGCCCGCGCCGGTGACCGCGAACCCGATGATGGCCAGCGCCACGACCACGCCCATGACGCGGCGCATCACGCCCGCGTTGTCGCCCTTACCGCCGCCGAGCCACAGCAACAGCAACGCGACCGCGAGCAGCAGCAGCGGCAGCAGGTTGTTGATGATCCACCCGCGGATGCCTTCGGTCCCGAGACCTGTCTGCTGCGCCAGCGGGTCGAGCGCGGCCAGGACTTGCACGTGCGCCAACGTTTCCAGCGGCATGGCGGTCATCTTGTTACCCCTGAGTGCGTGAAGGGTCGTCGGGCAGGTACGTCGGCCGACAGGATCTTCCCGACGCGACGATACGAGTAGAACATGACATGGTCACCAGCAGTAGTGGTTGATCCAGCGCCACCGGAGACGTCGGCAGACCGGTTCACTCCCCGAATAGGCCGTTCGGGCTTGACTCGGATGGAGCAATGAACGCGACGGAGCGGAGGCCGGACATGCGCTGGATCGGGAACCCCTGATCGTTCACTCTGTTGCGAGCCCCTTCCTCACGCACAGTGCATGAATCGGCCGGACAGTGGAATTCGGCACACCACTCGATGTTGCACCGAAACCCGTTCGCCGGGCGCCGGCCGACGATGGCGAACCGCGTCCGCGCCCGCCACCCGGACGTGATCTTGACTGCATCCAGCGTAGCGGCTCCACCGGTCACCGCCGCGTCCAGGTCGCTCCACGGGCAGTGACCAGCGACCGAAATCATCACCGTCTGAAATGCCCGGATCCAGGTGGGCTCCGAGGCACGCCGCACCGGGCGCGGACCCGTGGTCGCTAGACTGAAACCTGGTGGATGAGTCGGCCGGGCGGCCGCGGCGCGGGCACGACCCGCGTCGAGGAAAGTCCGGACTCCACAGGGCAGGGTGGTTGCTAACGGCAACCCGGGGAAACCCGCGGGACAGTGCCACAGAAAACAGACCGCCCGACCGGTTCGCCGGACGGGTAAGGGTGAAACGGTGGTGTAAGAGACCACCAGCGCCCCGGGTGACCGGGGCGGCTAGGTAAACCCCACCCGGAGCAAGGCCAAGAGGACGCCGATCAGCGTCTGCGCAGGTGTTCGAGGGCTGCCCGCCCGAGCCTGCGGGTAGGCCGCTGGAGCCTGCCGGCAACGGCAGGCCGAGATGGATGGTCGCCGACCGGGAGATCGCGAGGTCCCCAAGAACAGGATCCGGCTTACAGGCCGACTCCTCCACCTTTCTCTTGTTCTGGGTTCGCTTGGCTGAGGTGGGCGGGTAGCGGAACCTCAGCTGTCTTCTCGCTGCGGGATCTTTTTCCCGAGTGGCTCCGCCACGAGGGAAAAAGCTGTCCTCGCGAGAAGACAGCTGAGAACCCGCCGGTGGTCGACCTTTTGACGTGGGCTATGCGCTACGCGCATACAGGCACGGCTTCGCCGCAGAGCACGGCTTCGCCGTAAGGATTCGGCTTCGCCGCGAAGATTCGGCTTCGCCGTAAAGCACGGCTTCGCCGTAGGGCGGGGACTTCGGGCGTGAGGTGGGCTTGCTTTGCCGCCTGACTGCACGGTTTTCGGTCGTGAGGTACGGCTTCGCCGCAGGGGTGGCCTTCGGTCGGCTTGCTTCGTTGCCTGGGTGTGTGGCCTTCGGCCGTGGGGTTTTCTCGCTCGTTCGGTGGTCGTCTCGTCGGGTGGGAGTGGATTGACCGGTATTCGGGCTGGTTGCTCTACTGCGTTGGTGACCGCCGCACCGCTGACCCGCTGCCGCTACGTGGACTACGCGCGCGTCAACGGTGCCTGCTGTTCGTCCTGCTGAACGCGCCCGTCACGCTCATTCACGGCCGATTTCGGCCGCTCGCAGGAAGAACGCGCTCATGTCCACCGTCATCACGGTCTCCAGCAGCCCGCATTCGCTGTCCCGCCTGGAAGAACTGCACCGCGCCACCGGCGAAGCCCTGCGCGATGAGGGGTTTCGCGTGCGCGGTCTGCCGCTGCACCGGATGCCCGAGTCGGCGCTGCTGACCGGCCGCGCCGATGCCCCCGCGCTGCGGTGGGCGCGCAGGCTGCTCGACCGCGCCGACGGGATCGTACTGATCACGCCGTCCTACGAGGTCTCCGGGAGCCGTCTGCTGCGGGCGTGGCTGGACCTGATGCCCTCGCCCGCCGGACGACCGGTGCACGCGGTGTGCCTGGGTTCGACGCAAGCCCAGTCGAGCACCGCTGACTACGCGGTGCGCCGCCTGCTGGCCGATCACGGTGCCCAGCGGGTGGCGCCCGCCAGCTTCCTGTTCGACAAGTGGCTCACCGCCGACGACGACGGTTGGCGGTGGGACCCGCGCGCGACCCGGCGGCTGTCCGACGGGCTGGCCACGTTCAGCCGAGAGCTGAACCCGGCCGCGCACGTCGCCGCCTGACCGCTCGGCGCGCCTTGCGGAACCCTTCGAGCTGCGTCTTGCCAGCGGCGGAGCCGATGAGCAGTGACCAGCCCGAGCAGGTGGACCACCGGCGGGTTCTCCGCGGACTCCTCGCGAGGACAGCGATCTCACCGCGTATCGGCATCACCAGAAATCGCGGCGACACGACGAAGAGGCAGCCAGGAGGGCGCTGAGGATCCGCTACCCGGACACCTGCGCAGATGCTCCTGCAAGGACTCGTTGCTCCGGCACGTCCACCTGGAAGTCGCGGAACCGCGCCCGCACGTCGTGGTCGGGTCCCCATTCGGTGGCGTGGCCGCCGAAGAAGGTGGAGAAGAAGATCCCGGCGAACGGCACGTCGCCGATCTGCTCGATGCCCACGACGTCGAGCACCTCCTGATCGTCGTAGCGCACCACGATCCGCCCCGTGTCGCGGTCCACGGACTGCTCCACGGTGTGCCACTGGTCGTCGGCCTGCCACTGCCACGCGCCGCGGCCCACGTCCTCGCCGTAGCCGTCGCCCAGCGACGGGTCGTAGACGTACACCTCGCCGTCGCCGGCGCGGGCGTCGTGGCCCTCGTCGTTGCGCCACATGAACCGGGTGGACCAGGCCTGCCCGTGGTTCCCGCCACCGGCCTCGCCGGGCGGGCCGCCGTAGAGACCGGGGAGCTTGCCGCCCTTGCCGAAGTCGTAGTCGGCCGGGAACCGCACCTGGTAGCTCAAGTGCAGGGAGCGGGCCTGGGACAGGTCCTCGCGGCCGAGGTCGTCGAAGTCGGTGTAGAACTGACCGCCGCCCTCGCTCGGGCAGTCGTCGCAGGACGGCGAGGACGAACCCGCGCCGTAGAACACCTCCAGCGAGCCGTCCTGCCCGGACATCCGGTCGAAGCCGAACCTGCCGTCACCGAGCACGCCCCACCGCTGCTGCCAGGACTCGCCGGGGAAGTCCGCGAAATCACCGGTCCACGGTTCCGGGGCCGCGGCGGCCGTGGCGGGCAACGCCATCGCTGCGGCCAGCAGGAGCCCGAGAACCCCGCTGCTGCGCCGCGATCGGCGCGTCCGTGCACTCATCCGTGATCACCTCGCCGGTGAGCAGATACCCATCGGGGCACCCGGTCAACGTTCCGTCGCAAACCGGCCAACCGGAACCCGCCCGAGCCGAAGCGCATCAAGTGCTGCCCCGTTCTCCCGCTCAGATCGGCCGGAGGAGGCGTTCAGCTCAGGAGCAGCCGTGGCCTCGCGGCGAGCATTCAGGCCTCAGCCCAGGTGGGAGATGTCGTTGACCAGCCGGACGGAGGCGTTGCCGTCCGGATAGAACTCGACGATCGACAGCGACGCCAAGTCCAGGTGCAGGCGGTAGTACAGCGACGGCCCCACGTCGAGCCCCAGCCGCAGCAGCGCCTTGATCGGCGTGACGTGGCTGACGACGATCACCGTGGTTCCGGCGTGGCGCTCCAGGATCTCGTCGCACACACCCGTGACCCGGCCGAACACGGCTTCCAGGCTCTCGCCCTCCGGCGGTTCGACGGTGGAGTCGCCGAGCCAGGACCGGTGCAGCTCGGGGAACTTCTCCGCTGCCTCCAGGAAGGTCAGACCCTCCCAAGCACCGAAGTCCGTCTCCAGCAGCCCATCGTGGAAGGTGAGTTCGCCGCCGGTGGCTGCGGCGACGGCCTCCGCGGTCTGCCGGGTGCGCCCCAACGGGGAGGCGAGCACCGGGGCCGCGCCGTCGGCGGTGACGACCCCGTCCATCCCGGCCAGCCGGGCCGCGGCGGCCCGCGCCTGGCTCTCGCCCAGTTCGGTCAGCGGCACGTCACCACGGCCGGAGTAGCGGCGGTCCACCGACATGGCGGTCTGCCCGTGCCGCAGCAGCAGCAACTTCGTGGGCGCCCCGACGGCACCGTTCCAGCCGGTGGGGCGCACCCGCCCCGAAGTCTCGGCGGCAGCGGTCCCCGCACCCCCGGCGGAAGCCGACTCCGCACTGCCGGCGGAAGCCGACTCCGCGCCGCGTTCGGCGTCGGCCCGGGTGTCCATCGCTTCGTTCGCCAACCGGTCCGCGTCGGCGTTGCTCGCCCGCGGAATCCACTCGAAGGTCACCGTCGAGAAGTCGGCGACGAGCTCCTTCGCCTGAGCCGCAAGGGATCGCAGCGCCTCGTGCTTGATCTTCCAGCGGCCGGAGAGCTGCTCCACGACGAGCTTGGAGTCCATCCGGACGTCGACCTCGTCGGCACCGAGTTCCGCCGCCGCCCGCAGTCCGGCGAGCAGGCCCTCGTACTCCGCGACGTTGTTCGTGGCGACACCCAGCCAGCGCGACCGCTCCGCGAGCACCGCGCCGTCCGCGCCGCGCACCACCGCGCCGCACCCGGCAGGCCCCGGATTGCCCCGGGAGCCACCGTCGGCTTCGACGACGACCCGCATCAGGAATCCTTGGAGCGAACCAGGATCGCGCCGCACTCCTCGCAGCGGACCACGTCGTCGGCGGCGGTGTCCCGCAGCTCCGCGAGCTTCGAGCGGTCCAGCTCGATGCGGCAGGCACCACAGCGGTTGCCCTGCAGCTGCCCCACCCCGACGCCCTTGGAGGCGCGGATCCGGTCGTAGAGGGCCAGCAGCGGCTCCGGCAGCGCGCCGGCCAAGGACTGGCGTTCCACCGTGCGCTTGGCCTCGGCGGTGTCCAGGTCGGCCATCGCCTCGTCCCGGCTGTGCTGCACGTCGGCGAGCCGCTGCTCCGCCTCGGTCACTCCGGCGCGGGCACGCTCGACGTCGGATTCCAACGCCTCCCGCTGCTCCATGACCTCCAGCAGCTCGTCCTCCAGGTTCCCCTGGCGACGGGCGAGGGTCTGCAGCTCGTGCTGCAGGTCCTCCAGCTGCTTGGCGGAACCGCCGGATTCCATCAGCTTGCGGTCGCGGTCCTCGCGCTTGCGGACCTGGTCGACCTCGGCTTCGAGCCGCTTCGCGTCGCGGTCGATGTCGCCGAACGAGGTCTGCGCGGCCACCAGCGAATCCCGCTGTGCCTGCAGCTCACGTTCGCGGTGGCCGATCTCCTCCAGTTCGGGCAGCGTTCGGCGGCGGTGGTTGACGCGGTTGAGCTCGGCGTCCACCTCCGCCAGATCGAGCAACTTGCGCTGCACGGCGGGGTCGGCTTTCACGCGGGAGTCCTCCCAGAGTCGGGGGCCGTACCGGCGGCGTGAGCGGTCCACGGGTCGGTCCGGCGTGTGGAGACAAGAACCTCGACAGTATCCGGTAGCGCCGCGCCCACGACGTCGGCAGCCTGCTGGCACCACGGCCACTCGCTCGCCCAGTGCGCCACGTCCACCAGAGCGGGCACCTGCGCACCCGGCAGCTCCCCGCGGGCGATGTGCTCGCCCGCCGGGTGGTGGCGCAGGTCGGCGGTCACGTAGGCGTCGACGCCCGCGGCCTGCGCGGTGCTCAACTGCGAGTCGCCCGCGCCGCCGCAGACCGCCACGGTCCTGATCTCCCGGTCGAGATCGCCCGCGCCGCGCACACCCCAGGCGGTGGTGGGCAGGTTCTCCGCGACCCGCTGCACGAACCGGTCGAACGGTTCCGGTTCCGGCAGCGAACCGATGCGGCCCAGCCCGGTGGCCGAGCCCTCGGCGTGCGGGGCGAGCGGGCCGGTGACGGTGAGACCGATCGCCTCGGCCAGCGCATCGGACACTCCGACGGCCGCGGTGTCGGCGTTGGTGTGGGCGCAGTACAAGCCGATGCCGGAGCGGATCAGCCGGTGCACCAGCCGCCCCTTCGGGTCGTCGGCGGGCACCCCGTGCACGCCGCGCAGCAGCAGCGGATGGTGCGAGACCAGCAGCTGCGCGCCGAAACCCACCGCTTCGTCCACAGTGTCCTCAGTGGGATCCACGCAGAACAGCACCCGCTGCACGACGGCCTGCGGATCGCCGCAGACGAGACCGACCGCGTCCCAACTCTCGGCCAGCTCCGGCGGGTAGGCGGCCTCCAGCGAGTCCACGACGTCCTGAATCCGCACGGTCATCCGAATCGCACCCCTTGGTTCGGTCTTCGCACTTATCGGTCCTTTCAGAACGACCTGCACAGCGGGCCGCTCAGCGGAACCTCAGCGGCTTCCGCACTGCCCCTCGCCGAGGTCACCGCGATTTCCGGCGTACACCGGCACGCGGCGAAATCGCCGTCCCTGCGAGGAAGCCACCGAGAACCCGCCGGTGGTCATCTTGCTCAAGCCGGTCACCGCTCAGCGGCTCCGCCGCCGACACGACACCGAAAAAAGATCATTCCGCAAGGACTCCCTATCCGAGAAGCTCGCGCAACGCCCGGACCAGAGTCGCGTTGCGTGCCGCGTCCCGAACCGCCACCCGCAGGTGATCCGGTCCGAGACCGGGGAAGGTGTCGCCGCGCCGGACCGCGATGCCGCGGTCCCGCAAGGCGTGGCGGACCTTCGCACCATTGTGGACGTCCAGCAGCAGGAACGGTGCGCGGGCAGGTCCGGCGACCGTGATCCCAGGTATGGCGGCCAGCTCCGCGGCGAACCGATCCCGCGTCGCGGCGATCTCCACGGCGGCCCGCTCGGCCTCCGCCACCGCCTGCGGGGCGCAGCAGGCGGTGATCGCCGCCAGCGCGAGGGTGCCCAGCGGCCAATGCGGGCGGGGCGCGCTCAACCGGCTCAGCAGGCCGGGTTCACCGAGCGCGTATCCGGCGCGCAGCCCCGGCAACGCCCAGGTCTTGGTGAGGCTGCGCACCACCAGCACGCCCGGAATCCGTTGCGCCGCAAGCGATTCCGGTTCGCCGGGCACGGTGTCGGCGAACGCCTCGTCCACCACGACCACCCGGCCGGGCTTGGCCAGGGCGCGGATCGCCTCGGCGGGGTGCAGCACCGAGGTCGGATTCGTCGGGTTGCCCAACACCACCAGATCGGCCTCGTCCGGGACGAGCGCCGGGTCGAGGCGGTGATCGTCGAGCTGCACCCGGGTCACCGGCACGTCCGCGGAACGCAGCGCGAACTCCGGTTCGGTGAACGAGGGATGCACCACCGCGGCGCATTCCGGGCGCAGCGCCGGCAGCAGCGAGAAGCACTCCGCCGCGCCGGACAGCAGCAGCACGTCCTCGGGTTCCCGGCCGTGCCGCTCGGCGACGGCGGTCCGAGCGGCGAGATCATCCGCGGCGGAGGGGTAGCGGCCCAGGTCGTCCAGCGCGGCGGCGAGGTGATCGCGCAGCCACCGCGGCGGGCGTTCGAGCCGGACGTTCACGGCGAAGTCGAGCAGGCCCGGTGCGGCGTCCACATCGCCGTGGTGGCGCAGCAGCTCGTGCTCGTTTCCGCTCGTCATCTCGGGCAGTGTAACCGCCGGAAGACGATCTTCAGCCCAGGAGCGCTCCCTCCTGGACGGGCCGTACCGTCGATACCCGACCAAGTCCGAGGACCCGAGGTTCGGCCGCCCCGCCTCCGAAGCCAAGCGAGGGAACATCCATGCACGTCTCGTTCATCTGCACTGGGAACATCTGCCGCTCGCCGATGGCGGCGATGGTGTTCCAGGAGCACGTCCGCCGGGCGGGGCTCGAGGACCAGGTGGAGGTCAGCAGCGCGGGCACCGGTCCGTGGCACATCGGCGAGGGCGCCGATCCCCGGACGTTGAAGGTGCTCGCCGACCACGGCTACCCCACCGAGCACGTGGCGGCGCAGCTCGGCGACGAGCATCTCGACGCCGACCTGCTGCTGGCGATGGACGCCGGGCACCTGCGCGTGGTGCGCGACGCGCTGGGCGAGCCGGAGCGGGTGCGGCTGCTGCGGTCCTTCGACCCGGCCTCCGAGGACGCGGCCGAGGTGCCCGACCCGTACTTCGGCGGGGACCGCGG harbors:
- a CDS encoding ATP-binding protein; protein product: MFGRRRGGERQPQGLGASQRAPQGGGKARGKAKRQDRRLPDEQSLPSYTPSIAARSIDGHLLRTGQDVFAWYRLSPQRWSFRSDSQRQDLIAAIAGQYAELQGRWMHLRVTSRPYPIRMWAEAHVHNARGALPDAPGALSFDDYMVGEQQQLMGRSMAEKEVYLGVQVQTRNVVDRAVERAAPLLRRVFPEAVDAELVALDSEIEHLDQVIGSAGLDGRPVTAEEVSWLMHRSCSLGLPAPRNLPAVPGAAWEPEDLASFTDAADMYQEPYSPTATVRGRTGSNAGITRHVAVLTVGQSHGLQIPEIDDPWIQHSDRLPAPVEWSARIYVRRPEDVGGELQRQMNKVRSQVRHYTEEHGLEPPTSLARQAGRVLEIDDEMTTGFTALATRVRSWWRLAVSGPTERDALRLAQQILDLYKPKVAIEHPEAQYAMAREFIPGEQLASGAYMRRGSVVWAAAAVPQATAEVGDRRGILLGETCTATRRPVAWDPWMAQEVRDASGLTAMVAGLGGGKSFLGGGTVYKTLRAGAHWTLLDPSGPLAELCKLPELAPYARPINLLNAQPGILNPYRVVAEPQLEHFVDEDDPERSWRRERALSAATRRRLVLDVLTGLLPYEVARLPQTRIVLLRAVRAVGGRPDAHPGMVFEALRRDASEHHEHAVVVADFLDEIRERMSLLIPEADADPYSETREDRLTVLTMAGLALPKDGVGREHWTDAEALGVEMLNLAAWLTQRSVYERPKNERKGVWIDEAFFLSEVPTGRVLMNRFARDSRKWNVRVLLSSQIPADFLRIQGFVSLLDSVFVGRLDDEQAQADALRLLKVPVGAGYEQVVSALGRRPGPARNSTERDRAPRQFIFGDGAGGVERIRIDFGGPHLEHLRDALDTTPGSTAADPDQRALPGAEGAANSDTPPLPSPPPVPEDDYAGDIDGFDEFELETVGIGPGEERSNGTDRSQQRPGQGGDEVR
- a CDS encoding NAD(P)H-dependent oxidoreductase, producing MSTVITVSSSPHSLSRLEELHRATGEALRDEGFRVRGLPLHRMPESALLTGRADAPALRWARRLLDRADGIVLITPSYEVSGSRLLRAWLDLMPSPAGRPVHAVCLGSTQAQSSTADYAVRRLLADHGAQRVAPASFLFDKWLTADDDGWRWDPRATRRLSDGLATFSRELNPAAHVAA
- a CDS encoding polysaccharide lyase, whose product is MSARTRRSRRSSGVLGLLLAAAMALPATAAAAPEPWTGDFADFPGESWQQRWGVLGDGRFGFDRMSGQDGSLEVFYGAGSSSPSCDDCPSEGGGQFYTDFDDLGREDLSQARSLHLSYQVRFPADYDFGKGGKLPGLYGGPPGEAGGGNHGQAWSTRFMWRNDEGHDARAGDGEVYVYDPSLGDGYGEDVGRGAWQWQADDQWHTVEQSVDRDTGRIVVRYDDQEVLDVVGIEQIGDVPFAGIFFSTFFGGHATEWGPDHDVRARFRDFQVDVPEQRVLAGASAQVSG
- a CDS encoding bifunctional RNase H/acid phosphatase produces the protein MRVVVEADGGSRGNPGPAGCGAVVRGADGAVLAERSRWLGVATNNVAEYEGLLAGLRAAAELGADEVDVRMDSKLVVEQLSGRWKIKHEALRSLAAQAKELVADFSTVTFEWIPRASNADADRLANEAMDTRADAERGAESASAGSAESASAGGAGTAAAETSGRVRPTGWNGAVGAPTKLLLLRHGQTAMSVDRRYSGRGDVPLTELGESQARAAAARLAGMDGVVTADGAAPVLASPLGRTRQTAEAVAAATGGELTFHDGLLETDFGAWEGLTFLEAAEKFPELHRSWLGDSTVEPPEGESLEAVFGRVTGVCDEILERHAGTTVIVVSHVTPIKALLRLGLDVGPSLYYRLHLDLASLSIVEFYPDGNASVRLVNDISHLG
- a CDS encoding zinc ribbon domain-containing protein, encoding MKADPAVQRKLLDLAEVDAELNRVNHRRRTLPELEEIGHRERELQAQRDSLVAAQTSFGDIDRDAKRLEAEVDQVRKREDRDRKLMESGGSAKQLEDLQHELQTLARRQGNLEDELLEVMEQREALESDVERARAGVTEAEQRLADVQHSRDEAMADLDTAEAKRTVERQSLAGALPEPLLALYDRIRASKGVGVGQLQGNRCGACRIELDRSKLAELRDTAADDVVRCEECGAILVRSKDS
- a CDS encoding Nif3-like dinuclear metal center hexameric protein; its protein translation is MTVRIQDVVDSLEAAYPPELAESWDAVGLVCGDPQAVVQRVLFCVDPTEDTVDEAVGFGAQLLVSHHPLLLRGVHGVPADDPKGRLVHRLIRSGIGLYCAHTNADTAAVGVSDALAEAIGLTVTGPLAPHAEGSATGLGRIGSLPEPEPFDRFVQRVAENLPTTAWGVRGAGDLDREIRTVAVCGGAGDSQLSTAQAAGVDAYVTADLRHHPAGEHIARGELPGAQVPALVDVAHWASEWPWCQQAADVVGAALPDTVEVLVSTRRTDPWTAHAAGTAPDSGRTPA
- the cobC gene encoding Rv2231c family pyridoxal phosphate-dependent protein CobC, translated to MTSGNEHELLRHHGDVDAAPGLLDFAVNVRLERPPRWLRDHLAAALDDLGRYPSAADDLAARTAVAERHGREPEDVLLLSGAAECFSLLPALRPECAAVVHPSFTEPEFALRSADVPVTRVQLDDHRLDPALVPDEADLVVLGNPTNPTSVLHPAEAIRALAKPGRVVVVDEAFADTVPGEPESLAAQRIPGVLVVRSLTKTWALPGLRAGYALGEPGLLSRLSAPRPHWPLGTLALAAITACCAPQAVAEAERAAVEIAATRDRFAAELAAIPGITVAGPARAPFLLLDVHNGAKVRHALRDRGIAVRRGDTFPGLGPDHLRVAVRDAARNATLVRALRELLG
- a CDS encoding low molecular weight protein-tyrosine-phosphatase, which codes for MHVSFICTGNICRSPMAAMVFQEHVRRAGLEDQVEVSSAGTGPWHIGEGADPRTLKVLADHGYPTEHVAAQLGDEHLDADLLLAMDAGHLRVVRDALGEPERVRLLRSFDPASEDAAEVPDPYFGGDRGFEDVLAMIEAAVPGLLDWTRERL